One segment of Radiobacillus kanasensis DNA contains the following:
- a CDS encoding methyl-accepting chemotaxis protein — protein sequence MNSVQEMQLKDLMRKNTLMFITILVSTVAGLGLAIVQQNTFSTYIYSADVLSLVVLYFLFQRILKKPTVLPYVMIAVIYLFSIISVVFDDSSVRLMLILLFLTVFSAVHLNIKIFLQGYLLGLIVLFINHFTATADKELIQGLLSTYLLVYVLIGIIFFVIIRLSENQKKNVRTFLLELEENSNQKEQQKAYLEEKVASILSNMETINEQFQKNVYAQKEMAYAINEISAGSQSQSEQIVGISQNTNETKNNMEEVYTDSIKLYEGSNEIKSNAEDGQDKVNNLTENIHHLQTIIQSLSQSFTVLTEKISETNQFADTIRDITEQTNLLALNASIEAARAGEAGKGFAVVAEEIRKLADVTGQTTQKITQNLSELNSSNKEAIEKMEQSGETIEVSVASTKEVSGYFNTMTETLKMLNKGLEGFTHLSQQVQGQSNEVENSTNDLAAIIQEASASLEQMSATVDGLTNSNENLSELLNETVQEVIKMNKQSVN from the coding sequence GTGAACAGCGTACAAGAAATGCAATTAAAGGACTTGATGAGAAAGAATACACTTATGTTCATCACCATACTCGTTTCAACAGTAGCGGGACTTGGATTGGCAATTGTTCAACAAAACACGTTTAGTACATATATATACTCCGCAGATGTACTATCATTAGTCGTCCTTTATTTCCTTTTTCAACGTATTTTAAAAAAGCCAACTGTGTTACCCTACGTAATGATTGCTGTTATTTATCTATTTTCTATCATATCAGTTGTTTTTGATGATAGTAGTGTCCGACTAATGTTAATCCTTTTATTTTTGACTGTGTTTTCTGCTGTACATCTGAATATTAAAATCTTTTTACAAGGTTATTTGTTAGGGTTAATTGTGCTATTTATTAATCATTTTACCGCAACAGCCGACAAAGAATTGATTCAAGGATTGTTAAGCACGTATTTATTAGTGTACGTTTTAATCGGGATTATCTTTTTTGTCATTATTCGACTTTCTGAAAACCAAAAGAAAAACGTTCGAACTTTCCTACTAGAATTAGAGGAAAATTCTAATCAAAAGGAACAACAAAAAGCTTATCTTGAGGAAAAGGTTGCTTCCATCCTTTCCAACATGGAAACAATTAATGAGCAATTTCAAAAAAACGTCTATGCTCAAAAAGAAATGGCTTACGCGATCAATGAAATATCAGCGGGGAGTCAATCGCAATCTGAACAAATCGTAGGAATCTCTCAAAATACGAATGAAACGAAGAACAATATGGAAGAAGTGTACACGGATTCTATTAAGCTATACGAGGGGTCTAATGAAATAAAGAGCAATGCGGAAGATGGTCAAGACAAGGTGAATAATTTAACGGAAAATATTCATCATCTTCAAACGATTATTCAATCCTTAAGTCAGTCATTTACCGTATTAACAGAGAAGATATCAGAGACGAACCAGTTTGCTGATACCATTAGAGATATAACAGAACAAACGAATTTGCTCGCTTTAAATGCTTCGATTGAAGCAGCACGTGCTGGCGAGGCAGGAAAAGGATTTGCTGTAGTCGCGGAGGAGATCAGAAAGCTTGCTGATGTTACCGGCCAAACAACGCAAAAGATCACCCAAAATCTTTCTGAATTAAATAGCAGTAATAAAGAAGCGATTGAAAAAATGGAGCAAAGCGGAGAAACTATTGAAGTCAGCGTTGCTTCCACAAAAGAGGTTTCTGGTTATTTCAATACAATGACCGAAACATTAAAGATGTTAAACAAGGGTTTAGAAGGATTTACTCACTTGTCCCAACAGGTACAAGGACAATCTAATGAAGTTGAGAACTCTACCAATGACT
- a CDS encoding Gfo/Idh/MocA family protein has translation MKIGVIGIGDIAQKAYLPILAQTKGIEVCMCTRNKKTLHDLRERYRFTYSCQQVDQLISQGIHAAFVHSSTASHEAIIDQLLDHDIHVYVDKPITYNGSSSKRLIEKAQRKGLVLMVGFNRRYAPPYQSLGEIPNPNMILMKKNRGHHAVGSRTFIFDDFIHVIDTVLHLFPYQIEETQISGKLVEDDLHSVVIQLQAIEGIAIGIMNREAGTTEERLEVMNEEETRIVENVSEVFSHQNKSIQKYPVDDWEPTLHKRGFYAIVESFLASVRKEKGTYIGYEKDLKSHLLAEKIVNRLEKKDK, from the coding sequence ATGAAAATAGGAGTCATTGGAATTGGTGATATCGCTCAAAAAGCGTATCTACCTATACTCGCGCAGACAAAAGGGATAGAGGTGTGTATGTGTACCAGAAATAAAAAAACATTACACGACTTAAGAGAAAGGTATCGTTTTACTTATTCGTGTCAGCAAGTGGATCAGCTGATTAGTCAAGGTATTCATGCAGCTTTCGTTCATTCTTCTACAGCATCCCACGAAGCTATTATCGATCAACTACTCGATCACGATATCCACGTTTATGTGGATAAGCCGATTACATACAATGGTTCTTCATCTAAACGTCTAATCGAAAAGGCGCAAAGAAAAGGGCTTGTCCTTATGGTTGGTTTTAATAGAAGATATGCTCCACCTTATCAATCTCTAGGAGAAATCCCCAATCCTAATATGATTCTTATGAAGAAAAATCGAGGGCACCATGCTGTGGGTTCACGGACCTTTATCTTTGATGACTTTATTCATGTAATTGATACGGTTTTGCATCTTTTTCCTTATCAGATTGAGGAAACACAAATCTCGGGTAAATTGGTAGAGGATGACTTACATTCGGTTGTAATACAGCTTCAGGCTATAGAAGGAATTGCAATTGGTATTATGAATCGAGAGGCAGGAACAACAGAGGAACGATTGGAAGTAATGAATGAAGAGGAGACGAGAATTGTTGAAAATGTGAGTGAAGTGTTCTCCCACCAAAATAAATCCATTCAAAAATATCCTGTAGATGATTGGGAACCGACATTACACAAGCGAGGGTTTTATGCGATTGTAGAATCATTTCTTGCTTCTGTACGAAAAGAAAAAGGTACGTACATTGGATATGAAAAAGATTTGAAAAGCCATCTACTTGCGGAAAAAATTGTTAATCGCTTAGAAAAGAAAGATAAGTAA
- a CDS encoding ammonium transporter, producing MEIALMDNLWVMVGTVLVFLMLGGFILLEAGSTRMKNAGHIAGKTIFTAGIGAVVFWAVGYGLIYGSDGAFIGWGSFFYGDASFSGEGLAPGVDIMFQMVFALVALTIAFGGFAERAKLSAYVVFAVLFSVFVYPVVAHWIWGGGWLAGHGKQDFAGSTVVHLTGAMAALAATIILKPRIGKFNKDGSSNEIAGHNQVFTALGVLLLWVGWFGFNGGSTFGVADAFFGFVSLNTMLGAAAGAIAAMFVAWAVSGKADVPSMLNGALAGLVAITAPAGFVEPWAAVVIGLVGGIIVVFSMKAFDKAKIDDPIFALSVHGTVGVWGTLANGLFAVPAFSSEIDWGKPGLFYGGGFEQLGVQALGVAASGLYAFVVSFIILKGMDMVMGGLRVSEEEEIIGLDLSEHGGYGYPENIPHPNDKKGA from the coding sequence ATGGAAATAGCACTAATGGATAATTTATGGGTTATGGTTGGTACGGTCCTCGTTTTCCTTATGCTAGGTGGATTTATTTTACTGGAGGCCGGTTCGACGAGGATGAAAAACGCTGGTCACATTGCTGGAAAAACAATCTTCACGGCTGGTATTGGGGCAGTTGTTTTCTGGGCAGTTGGCTACGGATTGATTTACGGATCTGATGGTGCCTTTATCGGTTGGGGTAGCTTCTTTTACGGGGATGCATCTTTCTCTGGGGAAGGCTTAGCACCTGGCGTAGACATTATGTTCCAAATGGTATTTGCATTAGTGGCTTTAACAATTGCATTTGGCGGGTTTGCAGAACGTGCTAAATTATCAGCGTATGTTGTATTTGCGGTATTATTCTCGGTATTCGTGTATCCAGTAGTTGCACACTGGATCTGGGGCGGCGGCTGGTTAGCTGGTCACGGGAAACAGGATTTTGCCGGGTCTACGGTTGTTCACTTAACGGGTGCAATGGCTGCATTAGCTGCAACGATTATCTTGAAGCCTCGTATTGGGAAGTTTAACAAAGATGGTTCTTCCAATGAAATTGCGGGACATAACCAAGTATTTACAGCATTAGGGGTACTGCTTCTTTGGGTAGGTTGGTTTGGATTTAACGGTGGTAGTACGTTCGGTGTTGCGGATGCTTTCTTTGGATTTGTATCACTTAATACGATGTTAGGTGCTGCAGCTGGTGCGATTGCTGCTATGTTTGTTGCTTGGGCAGTTAGTGGAAAAGCAGATGTTCCATCGATGTTGAATGGTGCGTTAGCTGGTCTTGTTGCCATTACTGCACCTGCTGGATTCGTGGAACCTTGGGCAGCCGTCGTTATTGGTCTAGTTGGTGGTATTATCGTTGTCTTCAGTATGAAAGCTTTTGATAAAGCGAAAATTGATGATCCAATCTTTGCACTTTCTGTTCACGGTACAGTTGGGGTGTGGGGTACACTTGCAAATGGACTATTTGCCGTACCAGCATTTTCATCTGAAATCGACTGGGGGAAACCGGGTCTCTTCTACGGTGGTGGGTTTGAGCAATTAGGTGTTCAAGCACTTGGTGTTGCCGCGAGTGGTCTATACGCTTTTGTTGTCTCTTTCATCATCTTAAAAGGGATGGACATGGTGATGGGAGGACTTCGTGTATCGGAAGAAGAAGAAATTATCGGTTTAGATTTAAGTGAACACGGTGGTTACGGTTATCCAGAAAACATTCCGCATCCAAACGATAAAAAGGGTGCTTAA
- a CDS encoding DUF294 nucleotidyltransferase-like domain-containing protein encodes MVSRYKAIKKWRYEKMKDVCTNHFELNALHDEVMKRTVHESIRKVEGEWGCAPAPFAFFLMGSAGRFEQSIWSDQDHGIIYQGEMKHQSYFLALGEEIKNGLVEVGYEECDGKVMSSNPLWCQSRIDWKGQIMSWLEEASWQSLRHFSTFFDSRVLIGSDDYLEELKQCAFLIIRENPRLYKRFIDNVDFIKKGVGVFGQLLPELHGEQSGSIHLKKTVFFPYVNALRLLALKEEITSPSTLSRFETLPEQMYVLIGKYEQDFMKLLAFRLRSRKDARNYKEVHHIPLHTLTKEEKHELKLLMKTGYKLFSETKAILEKECSTW; translated from the coding sequence ATGGTGAGTAGGTACAAAGCAATTAAAAAGTGGCGCTATGAAAAAATGAAAGACGTGTGCACTAACCATTTTGAATTAAATGCGCTGCATGATGAAGTGATGAAACGGACGGTTCATGAATCGATAAGAAAAGTAGAAGGAGAGTGGGGCTGTGCTCCTGCTCCCTTTGCTTTCTTTTTAATGGGAAGTGCTGGCAGGTTCGAACAGTCTATTTGGAGTGACCAAGACCACGGTATTATCTATCAAGGGGAGATGAAGCATCAATCTTATTTTCTGGCACTAGGAGAAGAAATAAAGAACGGTTTGGTTGAAGTAGGATACGAGGAATGTGACGGGAAGGTTATGTCTTCAAATCCGTTATGGTGTCAATCGCGTATAGATTGGAAAGGACAGATAATGAGTTGGTTAGAGGAAGCAAGCTGGCAATCTTTGCGTCACTTTTCAACTTTCTTTGATTCACGTGTACTAATCGGTAGTGATGATTATTTAGAGGAGTTAAAGCAATGTGCATTTTTAATCATTAGGGAAAATCCTCGGCTCTATAAACGGTTTATCGATAACGTTGATTTTATAAAAAAAGGAGTAGGTGTATTCGGCCAACTTCTGCCGGAACTTCACGGGGAACAATCAGGGAGTATTCATTTAAAGAAAACGGTCTTTTTCCCATACGTAAACGCTTTGCGATTATTGGCTTTAAAAGAAGAGATAACTAGTCCATCTACTTTATCTAGATTTGAAACGTTACCGGAGCAAATGTATGTTTTGATCGGAAAGTATGAACAAGATTTTATGAAACTACTAGCATTCAGACTTCGATCACGCAAAGATGCGAGGAATTATAAGGAAGTCCACCACATTCCGCTTCATACGTTAACGAAAGAAGAAAAGCATGAATTAAAGCTATTGATGAAAACAGGTTATAAGCTTTTTTCAGAGACGAAAGCGATTCTAGAAAAAGAGTGTTCCACATGGTGA
- a CDS encoding exonuclease domain-containing protein has translation MVMNQMMQFVKQLSSRGSLNQTDPNQIAYMRQLQRELKAKDVLHIPFDQLPVVVFDIETTGFYPDKGDSILSIGAVRMKGEGVLEEETFYSPIYHEDGPSEDIQKLTGLTAEELRSASPIHKVLKEFFHFVKSDTLVAHHSSHEKRFMKHVAWSVLKTSFQHRLIDTSFLMKVIDPQSNLHTLDECCEHYGIKIDQRHHALHDAKATAHLWGRCLQLTRERGFSDLKEVYTHIAQLK, from the coding sequence ATGGTGATGAATCAAATGATGCAATTTGTGAAACAGTTGTCTAGCCGTGGCTCTTTGAATCAAACAGACCCGAATCAAATTGCTTATATGAGACAGCTTCAACGAGAGCTGAAAGCAAAGGATGTCCTGCATATTCCATTTGATCAGCTACCGGTGGTTGTTTTTGATATAGAAACAACCGGATTTTACCCGGATAAAGGGGATAGCATTCTTTCCATTGGAGCCGTCCGTATGAAGGGAGAGGGGGTTTTAGAAGAAGAGACCTTTTATTCCCCAATTTATCATGAAGATGGCCCTTCTGAGGACATTCAGAAACTAACGGGTTTAACGGCTGAAGAGCTTCGGTCGGCATCTCCTATTCATAAAGTCCTAAAAGAATTCTTTCATTTTGTTAAAAGTGATACGTTGGTTGCCCATCATTCTAGCCATGAAAAAAGATTTATGAAGCATGTTGCCTGGTCGGTATTGAAAACATCCTTTCAGCATCGACTGATTGATACCTCTTTTCTAATGAAAGTAATCGATCCTCAATCCAATCTGCATACTCTAGATGAATGCTGCGAGCATTACGGCATCAAGATAGATCAGAGACATCATGCGTTACATGATGCGAAAGCAACCGCACACTTATGGGGGAGATGCCTACAACTAACAAGAGAACGTGGGTTTTCAGATTTGAAGGAGGTTTATACACATATTGCTCAGTTAAAATAA
- a CDS encoding MerR family transcriptional regulator → MNDAIPDHLSTFPISVVEELTKLTARQIRYYEEQGLIKPGRNDGNRRVYSLAEIERLKKIKKLIDQGINIAGIKAMLEGQ, encoded by the coding sequence ATGAATGATGCCATCCCTGATCACTTATCAACTTTTCCGATTAGTGTTGTGGAAGAGTTAACAAAGCTTACGGCAAGACAAATAAGGTACTATGAAGAGCAAGGGCTCATAAAACCTGGTAGAAATGATGGGAATAGGCGAGTTTATTCTCTGGCTGAGATTGAGCGGTTAAAGAAAATCAAGAAGCTTATTGATCAAGGTATTAACATAGCGGGGATTAAGGCGATGTTAGAAGGGCAATAA
- a CDS encoding ABC transporter ATP-binding protein produces MEALLKLQQVERSFGKGDREIKVLKGITADFPQHQVVALRGRSGSGKTTLLNLIGGLDQPSKGEIHFQGHLISSYSEKQRTEMRRSKMGIIFQSYGLVPMMTVEENVEFGLRIAGIDRMEWKKRVAEAIELVGLTKRKKHRPFELSGGEQQRVAVARAMALKPPLILADEPTAELDTRMAFHIIHAFQELLTHTDTTVIMTTHDPGILEIVDHVYTLEDGQFAEE; encoded by the coding sequence ATGGAGGCATTGTTGAAGCTACAACAGGTAGAGCGGAGCTTTGGGAAAGGGGACCGAGAAATTAAGGTCTTAAAAGGGATTACAGCAGACTTTCCGCAGCATCAAGTTGTTGCCCTTCGCGGGCGATCAGGCTCAGGGAAAACGACCTTGTTAAATCTTATCGGAGGATTGGATCAACCAAGTAAAGGGGAGATCCACTTTCAGGGTCATCTAATCAGCTCATACTCGGAAAAGCAGCGTACGGAAATGCGTCGTTCCAAAATGGGGATTATCTTTCAATCTTATGGTCTTGTTCCAATGATGACGGTTGAAGAGAACGTAGAGTTTGGTCTCCGGATTGCTGGAATCGATAGAATGGAATGGAAAAAAAGAGTGGCAGAGGCGATCGAATTAGTAGGATTGACGAAGAGAAAAAAACATCGGCCGTTTGAATTGTCTGGTGGCGAGCAGCAGCGTGTAGCGGTAGCAAGAGCAATGGCCCTAAAGCCACCGCTTATCTTGGCAGATGAACCTACAGCTGAACTGGACACGAGAATGGCTTTTCATATTATTCATGCCTTTCAGGAGTTACTTACACATACAGATACAACGGTTATTATGACGACGCATGATCCAGGTATCTTAGAAATCGTCGATCATGTGTACACATTGGAGGATGGTCAATTTGCAGAAGAATAA